Proteins from a genomic interval of Paenibacillus sp. FSL H8-0048:
- the msrA gene encoding peptide-methionine (S)-S-oxide reductase MsrA translates to MEQAMFAGGCFWCMVTPFEELPGIHGIVSGYAGGTVDNPTYEQVKTGTTGHYEVVQITYDPELFPYERLLELFWPQIDPTDDGGQFQDRGTQYRTAVFYYTEEQRLAALASREQVAVSGRFEQPVVTEILAAPVFYPAEDYHQDYHKKNPKHYKEDREQSGRDTFISQHWE, encoded by the coding sequence ATGGAACAGGCAATGTTTGCCGGAGGCTGCTTCTGGTGTATGGTTACACCGTTCGAAGAGCTGCCCGGCATTCACGGAATTGTATCAGGATACGCCGGAGGAACGGTAGATAACCCTACCTATGAGCAGGTGAAGACAGGGACAACCGGCCATTATGAGGTGGTACAGATCACTTATGACCCGGAATTATTTCCTTATGAGCGGCTGCTTGAGCTATTCTGGCCGCAGATTGACCCGACGGATGACGGCGGACAGTTTCAGGACCGGGGAACACAGTACCGCACGGCGGTATTCTATTATACGGAAGAGCAGCGTCTGGCTGCGCTGGCTTCCCGGGAGCAGGTGGCGGTTAGCGGCCGGTTCGAACAGCCGGTAGTGACGGAGATTCTGGCTGCGCCGGTATTCTATCCGGCAGAAGACTATCATCAGGACTATCACAAGAAGAATCCGAAGCACTATAAAGAGGACCGCGAGCAGTCCGGGCGGGATACCTTTATTTCGCAGCATTGGGAGTAG
- a CDS encoding TetR/AcrR family transcriptional regulator: MGKRDDILQATLDLITEEGLQSVTFAKIFKRANVGSSTFYHYFENKEQLVNELYQKVRIHKNEFVMNGYDPGLTIYERVKSLLKNTAIYSLHYPKEVDFTENYGSSPYIAEDLRNTPAPSTLEIFSIIDEGQRQGIIREMNVCLCYQLIYGILIAVIKGYLDGKYPLNEQQIQQTIEACWLAIKL; the protein is encoded by the coding sequence ATGGGTAAACGCGATGATATTCTTCAGGCAACCCTTGATTTGATTACTGAAGAGGGCTTACAATCTGTTACTTTTGCCAAAATATTTAAGAGAGCCAATGTCGGCTCCAGCACATTCTACCATTATTTTGAGAACAAAGAGCAATTGGTCAATGAGCTGTACCAAAAGGTCCGCATACATAAAAATGAGTTCGTCATGAACGGCTATGATCCTGGACTAACGATCTATGAGCGTGTAAAAAGTCTTCTGAAGAATACAGCCATCTACTCGCTTCACTACCCCAAAGAGGTTGATTTCACAGAGAACTATGGCTCTTCGCCCTATATTGCCGAGGATTTGCGGAACACACCTGCTCCCTCCACCTTAGAGATTTTCTCCATCATTGATGAAGGCCAGCGGCAGGGAATTATCCGGGAAATGAATGTTTGCCTGTGCTATCAGCTGATCTACGGAATATTAATTGCTGTGATCAAAGGCTATCTGGACGGAAAGTACCCGCTTAACGAGCAACAGATTCAGCAGACCATTGAAGCATGCTGGCTTGCAATTAAGCTGTAG
- a CDS encoding glycoside hydrolase family 64 protein, with the protein MSKKWLMTMLAFVLLLSCLPLFNSKAAAADFTQGVDLSGTSATIWFKSSVNTSWVDVHYKVNSGTQSNFRSTYNNSKARYEQVVTGIASGTVLTYFFTYNNGTPAYDTGWFSYTAGTAPTTGPTTPPSGSSGSIYSIAASSIPAPPAGSVSVKVMNGTGGAYPDSQIYWGVLGINPANGKWSYLDLSGNLVPISNALNNASGHLTKSGVNYANIYHTINQASWVTLPKITSGRMFLSVGTPLYIKTYDDGFAGPDIDNPTDPNRNLYFDFVEFTVDATGYHGNTTRVDAFGFPIQHRLVGLSGGYDKTVGELESETRAGLFTKYQNEVPSAFKSLATDQAPYRIIAPVHGSFKAGGANANYFAGYSSYSTQDILRNDGSLIDAATSAAINRHVYTTSNWNNVANYYNAAPANFYAKFWHDHSISGLAYGFPYDDVNGQAAYLEVGDPKGLIIRVAW; encoded by the coding sequence ATGTCCAAAAAATGGCTAATGACGATGCTTGCGTTCGTGCTTTTGCTCTCATGCCTGCCCTTGTTCAATTCCAAAGCAGCCGCTGCAGACTTTACCCAAGGGGTAGACCTGTCAGGAACCTCGGCAACAATCTGGTTCAAATCTTCAGTAAATACCAGTTGGGTGGACGTCCATTACAAGGTGAATTCGGGGACTCAAAGCAATTTCCGCTCAACGTATAACAACAGCAAAGCGCGTTATGAACAAGTGGTTACAGGAATCGCCAGCGGCACAGTACTCACTTACTTCTTCACCTACAACAACGGCACTCCGGCATATGACACCGGCTGGTTCAGCTACACGGCAGGAACCGCACCGACAACCGGGCCGACAACTCCGCCGTCCGGCTCCTCAGGCTCCATCTATTCCATTGCTGCTTCTTCGATTCCGGCACCGCCCGCAGGCTCAGTCTCCGTCAAAGTCATGAACGGAACAGGCGGCGCTTATCCTGATAGCCAGATTTACTGGGGGGTGCTAGGCATCAACCCGGCCAATGGCAAATGGAGTTATCTGGACCTCAGCGGCAACCTGGTTCCGATCTCGAATGCACTGAACAATGCTTCCGGCCATCTGACCAAGAGCGGCGTGAATTATGCCAACATCTATCACACGATTAATCAGGCTTCGTGGGTAACGCTGCCCAAAATCACCTCCGGCCGCATGTTCCTCAGTGTAGGCACGCCGCTGTACATCAAGACTTATGACGATGGCTTTGCCGGACCGGATATTGATAATCCGACCGATCCTAACCGTAATCTTTATTTCGACTTCGTAGAATTCACGGTGGATGCTACAGGCTATCATGGCAATACCACCCGTGTCGATGCCTTCGGCTTCCCGATCCAGCACCGGCTGGTCGGCTTGTCCGGCGGCTATGACAAGACGGTAGGCGAGCTGGAATCGGAGACACGGGCAGGCCTGTTCACCAAATACCAGAATGAAGTTCCGTCTGCGTTCAAATCGCTGGCAACCGATCAGGCACCTTACCGGATTATTGCTCCAGTCCATGGATCGTTCAAAGCTGGCGGAGCCAACGCGAATTACTTCGCAGGCTATTCCAGCTACAGCACCCAGGATATTCTGCGCAATGACGGTTCGCTAATCGATGCCGCCACTTCTGCTGCGATCAACCGCCATGTCTACACCACCAGTAACTGGAACAACGTAGCGAACTATTACAATGCGGCTCCTGCGAACTTTTATGCGAAATTCTGGCATGATCACAGCATCAGCGGACTGGCTTACGGCTTCCCGTATGACGATGTGAACGGCCAGGCAGCCTATCTGGAAGTCGGTGACCCTAAGGGCCTGATTATCCGCGTGGCCTGGTAA
- a CDS encoding sugar phosphate isomerase/epimerase family protein, with amino-acid sequence MNRSTIAAQMYTLREYTQTPEALRESLRKVSSIGYQAVQISGIGPMDPKLVKEYADEFNLKICATHVPWDRLVNDLDALAAEHKLWGCKYIGLGSLPAEYQTSQEGYRTFAKLASGIARTLKEEHGLQFVYHNHDFEFERFDGLTGMDVLLQDSDPEVFGFELDLYWVQAGGGDPVEWIHKVKGRMQAVHFKDMTILNRKAVFAEIGEGNMNYGAIIEACRKTGVEWHIVEQDVCQRDPFESLEISLRHLHSRLEVQA; translated from the coding sequence ATGAATCGTTCAACGATTGCCGCCCAAATGTATACTCTGCGTGAATATACCCAGACGCCGGAGGCCTTGCGGGAGAGCCTGCGGAAGGTGAGCAGCATCGGGTACCAGGCTGTCCAGATCTCCGGCATCGGTCCGATGGACCCTAAGCTGGTGAAGGAATATGCAGATGAATTCAATCTGAAAATATGTGCGACACACGTTCCCTGGGACAGGCTGGTGAATGATTTGGATGCACTCGCCGCCGAACATAAGCTATGGGGCTGCAAATACATCGGTCTTGGCTCACTGCCTGCGGAATATCAGACCAGCCAGGAGGGCTACCGCACCTTCGCCAAGCTGGCCTCCGGCATTGCACGTACGCTTAAGGAAGAGCATGGCCTGCAATTTGTGTATCATAATCATGATTTTGAATTTGAACGTTTTGACGGTCTGACGGGCATGGATGTGCTGCTGCAGGACAGTGATCCGGAGGTCTTCGGCTTCGAGCTGGATCTGTACTGGGTGCAGGCCGGGGGCGGAGATCCCGTAGAGTGGATTCACAAGGTGAAAGGCAGAATGCAGGCTGTACACTTCAAGGATATGACTATTCTGAACCGCAAGGCAGTGTTCGCTGAGATCGGTGAAGGCAACATGAACTATGGAGCGATTATTGAGGCCTGCCGTAAGACGGGTGTGGAATGGCATATCGTGGAGCAGGATGTGTGCCAGCGTGATCCGTTTGAGAGCCTGGAGATCAGCCTCCGGCATCTGCATTCCAGATTGGAGGTGCAGGCATGA
- a CDS encoding Gfo/Idh/MocA family protein: MNTNGAAIIGCGAIAPLHARAIASIDNARLVAVVDSDPVQAAQSAQDYECEGLTDYRELLERADISIVHLCTPHHLHAGMAVELLKAGKHVLTEKPMALDVPSARMMQEAAEHSAGQLGVVFQNRYNEPSVRIRQVIDSGSLGNLLCMKGLVTWTRTEEYYTNSPWRGRWTTEGGGVLINQAIHTLDLLQWFGGDIDSVKGSVSTDVLNDVIEVEDSAHACIGFKNKVRGLFYGTNAYQANSPVELELVFEQGTLQQRRDSLYLWKNGQETLLYEPQSISSGGKSYWGSGHSRLIHDFYAHIREGRRFWIDGAEGIKALTLIAEIYKSSGSRNLVPQV, encoded by the coding sequence ATGAATACTAATGGAGCAGCGATTATCGGCTGCGGGGCGATTGCCCCGCTGCACGCCAGAGCCATTGCTTCCATCGACAATGCGCGGCTGGTAGCCGTAGTGGACAGTGACCCTGTTCAGGCAGCACAGTCTGCTCAGGATTACGAATGTGAAGGCCTGACAGATTACAGGGAGCTGCTGGAGCGAGCAGATATCAGCATCGTCCATCTGTGCACGCCGCATCATCTGCATGCCGGAATGGCGGTGGAGCTGCTGAAGGCCGGCAAGCATGTGTTAACCGAGAAGCCCATGGCGCTGGATGTGCCTTCAGCCCGCATGATGCAGGAGGCGGCGGAGCATTCTGCGGGACAACTGGGTGTAGTATTCCAGAACCGCTATAATGAACCTTCGGTGCGGATCAGACAAGTGATTGATTCCGGCAGCCTGGGCAATCTCCTCTGCATGAAGGGCCTGGTGACCTGGACCCGGACTGAGGAGTACTACACGAACAGTCCCTGGAGAGGCCGTTGGACTACGGAAGGCGGAGGGGTATTGATCAATCAGGCTATCCATACCCTGGATCTGCTGCAATGGTTCGGCGGTGACATTGATTCCGTGAAAGGCAGTGTCAGTACTGATGTACTGAACGATGTCATTGAGGTCGAAGACAGCGCGCATGCCTGTATCGGCTTCAAGAACAAAGTGCGCGGACTCTTCTACGGAACCAATGCGTATCAGGCTAATTCACCGGTAGAGCTGGAGCTGGTCTTCGAGCAAGGGACTTTGCAGCAGCGCCGGGACAGCCTCTATCTGTGGAAAAATGGTCAGGAGACGCTGCTCTATGAGCCGCAGAGCATCAGCAGCGGAGGGAAATCCTACTGGGGCAGCGGGCATTCCAGGTTAATTCATGACTTCTACGCCCATATCCGTGAAGGCCGCAGGTTCTGGATTGACGGTGCTGAAGGCATCAAAGCGCTCACGCTGATTGCAGAGATCTATAAGTCCTCGGGGAGCCGGAATCTGGTCCCGCAGGTCTAG
- a CDS encoding HAD family hydrolase, with the protein MKNGLKHILFDLDGTLTDPKEGITKSVEYALNQFDIEVEHPDLLIPYIGPPLYDSFVEIQGFSAEAAAQAVEFYRERYRTLGMFENHVIPGIPELLESLRAMGFELYVATSKPIVFAEQILQHYELDRFFKYAAGSNLDGTRSKKREVIQHVLDENNLLASQSLMIGDREHDIIGAKACGVASVGVLFGYGSEEELSAAGADYIAHTVEEAGDIILRLQQND; encoded by the coding sequence ATGAAGAACGGCTTGAAGCACATCTTGTTTGATCTGGACGGCACATTGACCGACCCCAAGGAAGGCATTACCAAAAGCGTAGAGTATGCGCTTAACCAATTCGACATAGAGGTGGAGCATCCTGACCTGTTGATTCCATACATAGGTCCGCCGCTATATGATTCTTTTGTCGAGATTCAGGGCTTCTCTGCGGAGGCAGCGGCACAGGCGGTGGAATTCTACCGGGAGCGTTACCGGACACTGGGGATGTTCGAGAACCATGTGATTCCGGGCATACCTGAGCTGCTGGAGAGCTTGAGAGCCATGGGGTTCGAGCTGTATGTCGCGACCTCCAAGCCTATTGTATTCGCTGAGCAGATCCTCCAGCATTATGAGCTGGACAGGTTCTTCAAGTATGCAGCCGGCAGCAATCTGGACGGAACACGCTCGAAGAAGCGAGAGGTGATTCAGCATGTGCTGGATGAGAATAATCTGCTTGCTTCGCAGTCGCTGATGATCGGGGACCGGGAGCATGACATTATTGGGGCCAAAGCCTGCGGTGTAGCCTCAGTGGGCGTGTTGTTCGGCTATGGTTCCGAGGAGGAGCTATCGGCAGCCGGAGCAGACTATATTGCGCATACGGTGGAAGAAGCGGGGGATATAATTCTGCGGTTGCAGCAGAATGATTAA
- a CDS encoding FCD domain-containing protein encodes MIFTGCNKKNTWEVIQQIKVHLNRSRMLKLTADHNWEHLYRQHYSLYEAIELHNIQQGDQIMQEHMALTIADQEMLMEKYPQYYKQRSAD; translated from the coding sequence GTGATTTTCACGGGCTGCAATAAAAAGAACACCTGGGAGGTCATCCAGCAGATCAAGGTTCACCTGAACCGCAGCCGGATGCTCAAGCTCACGGCAGATCACAACTGGGAGCATCTGTACCGGCAGCATTATAGTCTATATGAAGCTATTGAGCTGCATAATATTCAGCAAGGGGATCAGATTATGCAGGAGCATATGGCCTTGACAATCGCCGACCAGGAGATGCTGATGGAGAAATATCCGCAGTATTATAAGCAAAGATCCGCAGACTGA
- the uxaC gene encoding glucuronate isomerase yields the protein MSTSSFIHDDWLLLSSSAQRLYHDYAAAMPIYDFHSHLNPQEISSNRRFRNIADLALSGDHYKWRALRWLGVDEQLITGNAPDKDKFMVWARSLPEMVGNPLYHWTHLELKRYFGIDELLSGETAESVWERCNEQLQGDDLTTQGILKKLNVNVVCTTDDPIDSLEHHIQLKKDSALQTVVAPTFRPDRVLNIRDEGFTGYVGLLGEASGLEIHDYAGFLQAVTARIDYFHEHGCRLSDQAFGELPHAQSTEHEAAYIFSRAFKGEEISPQEEQKFQSHTLIKLGRLYHERGWSMQLHIGALRNNNARMFSTLGKDSGFDSILDFNMARSLNALLNELDASGQLPKTIVYTLNPSQYEMIATAIGNFQGAGIKGKVQMGSGWWFHDQKEGMLQQLKALASIGLISPFVGMLTDSRSFLSFTRHEYFRRILCNLFGTWMEEGDLPRDYALIGRTIENICYNNADAYFGIK from the coding sequence ATGAGTACCTCATCTTTTATTCATGACGACTGGCTGCTGTTAAGTTCAAGTGCACAGAGACTGTATCACGATTATGCCGCCGCAATGCCGATTTACGATTTCCACAGTCATCTGAATCCGCAGGAGATCAGCAGTAACCGCAGGTTCCGCAATATCGCTGATCTCGCCTTATCCGGGGACCATTACAAGTGGCGGGCGCTTCGCTGGCTGGGTGTCGACGAACAGCTAATTACCGGGAATGCGCCGGACAAAGACAAATTCATGGTCTGGGCGCGCTCCCTGCCGGAGATGGTGGGCAATCCGCTCTACCACTGGACTCATCTGGAGTTGAAGCGCTACTTCGGGATCGACGAGCTGCTCTCCGGGGAGACAGCAGAGAGTGTGTGGGAACGCTGCAATGAGCAGCTCCAGGGAGATGATCTGACTACGCAGGGCATTCTCAAAAAGCTCAATGTCAATGTGGTCTGCACAACGGATGATCCAATTGATTCACTGGAGCATCACATTCAGCTTAAGAAGGATAGCGCACTTCAGACGGTAGTTGCCCCCACCTTCAGACCGGACCGGGTGCTGAACATCCGTGATGAAGGCTTCACCGGATATGTGGGCCTGCTTGGTGAAGCGAGCGGTCTTGAAATCCACGATTACGCTGGGTTCCTCCAAGCTGTGACGGCGCGGATCGATTATTTCCATGAGCATGGCTGCCGGCTGTCGGATCAGGCCTTCGGCGAGCTGCCACATGCCCAGTCCACAGAGCATGAAGCGGCCTACATATTCTCCCGGGCCTTCAAGGGGGAAGAGATCAGCCCGCAGGAGGAACAGAAGTTCCAGAGCCATACGCTGATCAAATTAGGCAGACTCTATCATGAGCGGGGCTGGAGCATGCAGCTGCATATCGGAGCGCTGCGCAACAACAACGCACGGATGTTCAGTACCCTCGGCAAGGACAGCGGCTTCGATTCAATTCTGGATTTCAATATGGCACGAAGCCTCAACGCGCTGTTGAATGAGCTGGATGCCAGCGGACAGCTGCCGAAGACCATCGTCTACACGCTGAACCCTTCGCAATATGAGATGATCGCCACCGCGATCGGCAACTTTCAGGGGGCCGGCATCAAGGGCAAGGTGCAGATGGGCTCCGGCTGGTGGTTCCATGATCAGAAGGAGGGGATGCTGCAGCAGTTGAAGGCGCTCGCAAGCATCGGCCTGATCAGTCCTTTTGTCGGCATGCTGACGGACTCCCGAAGCTTCCTCTCCTTCACGCGTCATGAATACTTCCGGCGCATTCTCTGCAACCTGTTCGGAACGTGGATGGAAGAGGGAGACCTGCCGAGAGATTATGCCTTGATCGGCCGGACAATTGAGAATATATGCTACAACAATGCGGATGCGTATTTCGGGATCAAATAG
- a CDS encoding Gfo/Idh/MocA family protein — protein sequence MDKVRYGIIGVGNMGRAHAQSLLSDIKGAELTAVCDSSPERLDWAEEHLPDSVQRFLSPEELFKSGAIDAVLIATPHYDHPPLAIEALGYGLHVLIEKPAGVYTKAVQEMNDAAAKSDRKFGIMYNQRTNPLYQKLRDLIRSGELGEIRRTNWIITNWYRSQSYYDSGGWRATWGGEGGGVLLNQDPHQLDLWQWTTGMMPKRVRAFCQFGKYRNIEVEDDVTAYVEYENGATGLFITTTGEAPGTNRFEITGDNGKIVIEDGKLTFFRLRTPEPKFNAEFTGGFGAPECWKCEIPVAPGDGDQHKGIMRNFTNAILHDEPLLAPGEEGIHGLTLSNAMYLSAWTDNWVDLPINSELFYEKLMEQVEKSTFHKAPVSQKALDVSGTH from the coding sequence ATGGATAAGGTACGATATGGAATTATCGGAGTAGGCAATATGGGACGCGCTCATGCCCAAAGTCTGCTGAGTGATATTAAAGGGGCTGAGCTTACAGCGGTATGCGACAGCAGCCCTGAGCGGCTGGATTGGGCAGAGGAGCATTTGCCGGACAGCGTGCAGCGCTTTTTGTCGCCGGAGGAGCTGTTCAAGTCTGGTGCTATTGATGCTGTATTGATCGCTACCCCCCATTATGATCATCCGCCGCTGGCGATTGAAGCGCTGGGCTACGGGCTGCATGTTCTGATTGAGAAGCCTGCCGGTGTCTATACCAAAGCCGTCCAGGAGATGAATGACGCCGCAGCGAAATCTGACCGCAAGTTCGGCATTATGTATAACCAGCGGACGAACCCGCTTTATCAGAAGCTGAGAGACTTGATCCGCTCCGGGGAGCTGGGAGAGATCCGGCGCACGAACTGGATTATCACCAATTGGTACCGCTCTCAGAGTTACTATGATTCTGGCGGCTGGCGGGCGACCTGGGGCGGGGAAGGCGGCGGGGTGCTGCTGAACCAGGACCCGCATCAGCTTGACCTCTGGCAGTGGACTACCGGGATGATGCCTAAGCGGGTACGCGCTTTTTGCCAGTTCGGGAAATACCGGAATATTGAGGTTGAGGATGATGTGACTGCCTATGTGGAATATGAGAACGGCGCAACCGGGCTGTTCATCACCACTACAGGGGAAGCGCCGGGGACGAACCGGTTCGAGATTACAGGCGACAACGGTAAAATCGTCATTGAAGACGGCAAGCTCACCTTCTTCCGCCTTCGCACCCCGGAGCCGAAGTTCAATGCGGAATTCACCGGAGGCTTCGGTGCACCGGAGTGCTGGAAATGCGAGATTCCGGTGGCACCCGGAGACGGGGATCAGCACAAGGGCATCATGCGTAACTTCACCAATGCGATTCTGCACGATGAGCCGCTGCTGGCCCCGGGGGAAGAGGGCATTCATGGCCTTACCCTGTCCAATGCCATGTATCTGTCCGCGTGGACCGATAACTGGGTAGACCTGCCGATCAACAGTGAGCTGTTCTATGAGAAGCTGATGGAGCAGGTTGAGAAGTCTACTTTTCACAAAGCGCCTGTCAGCCAGAAAGCCCTGGATGTATCGGGCACCCACTAG
- a CDS encoding Gfo/Idh/MocA family protein — protein MSRKDGMMYAPVHEAKPVVGPGEFVIAALALDHGHIYGMCNGLVEAGAELKWVYDSDPEKVKAFQNKYPGVRAARSAEEILEDPEVRLVAAAAVPSERGPLGLRVMAHGKDYFTDKSPFTSLEQLAAARLQAEKTGRKYMTYYSERLHVESAVYAGQLVQQGAIGRVLQVMGLGPHRLNASSRPEWFFQRDKYGGILCDIGSHQIEQFLFYAGCRDAKVLHSKVANYNNPSYPELEDYGDATLVGDNGATQYFRVDWFTPSGLGTWGDGRTIILGTEGYIELRKYSDIGRSSTPDHVYWVDGEGEHYEHVAGKIGFPFFGELILDCLERTEKAMTQEHAFKAAELCLEAQRQAVNLTPDTLK, from the coding sequence ATGAGCCGCAAGGATGGAATGATGTATGCTCCGGTACATGAGGCGAAGCCTGTGGTGGGACCGGGTGAATTCGTGATTGCCGCGCTGGCGCTGGATCATGGGCATATCTATGGGATGTGCAACGGGCTGGTAGAAGCGGGAGCCGAGCTGAAGTGGGTATACGATTCTGACCCCGAGAAGGTAAAAGCGTTCCAGAACAAGTATCCCGGCGTCAGAGCCGCACGCTCTGCTGAAGAGATTCTTGAAGATCCTGAGGTCCGGCTCGTTGCAGCGGCGGCCGTTCCTTCGGAGCGAGGTCCGCTCGGTCTGCGGGTGATGGCACACGGGAAGGATTATTTCACGGACAAATCTCCGTTCACTTCGCTGGAGCAGCTTGCGGCAGCACGCCTTCAGGCAGAGAAGACGGGGCGGAAATACATGACGTACTACAGTGAGAGACTGCATGTAGAGAGCGCTGTCTATGCCGGTCAGCTGGTGCAGCAGGGGGCGATTGGCCGTGTGCTTCAGGTGATGGGGCTGGGGCCGCACCGGTTAAATGCATCAAGCCGGCCGGAATGGTTCTTCCAGCGTGACAAATACGGCGGCATTCTCTGTGACATCGGCAGCCACCAGATTGAACAATTTCTCTTCTACGCGGGCTGCCGGGATGCGAAGGTGCTGCACAGCAAGGTCGCCAACTATAACAATCCGTCTTACCCTGAGCTGGAGGATTACGGGGATGCTACACTGGTTGGGGACAACGGGGCTACACAGTATTTTCGCGTTGACTGGTTCACTCCGTCAGGACTCGGAACCTGGGGCGACGGCCGGACGATCATTCTCGGTACGGAAGGCTATATTGAACTGCGCAAATACAGCGATATCGGCCGCTCCAGCACACCGGACCATGTCTACTGGGTAGACGGCGAGGGAGAGCATTATGAGCATGTGGCCGGGAAGATCGGCTTCCCGTTCTTCGGTGAGCTGATTCTGGACTGCCTGGAACGGACGGAGAAGGCGATGACCCAGGAGCATGCGTTCAAGGCGGCTGAGCTGTGTCTGGAAGCGCAGCGGCAAGCGGTGAATCTGACCCCGGATACGCTTAAATAG
- a CDS encoding AraC family transcriptional regulator, producing MNMIGNGNLTGRLLHNLTVTVTHAQLTSRYPGWNRTNETPAFNRLYYIDSGEGKVIINGVDYYPRPGQLMIMPAGSTQTTDTSRDDPYTRYYCHFDAQIGEWPLFHSANKLYICDVPDPEASRTMFAEMIEWFQDTGFLATLRTQAALLTLLSLCLESGGYSNFLDDLTHTSDQGKLANVLGYIDQRLMRALTVEELAERVHLHPNYFIPYFKKFIGVPPMQYVQLKRMELAKRQLSYSDFSISSIAEQVGMELAHFSKVFKKSTGVSPSAYRSSTR from the coding sequence ATGAATATGATTGGAAATGGCAATTTGACCGGGCGTCTGCTGCACAACCTGACGGTTACCGTTACCCATGCCCAATTAACCAGCAGATATCCGGGATGGAACCGGACGAATGAGACCCCTGCCTTCAACCGGCTCTATTATATTGATTCCGGCGAAGGCAAGGTGATTATCAATGGAGTGGACTACTACCCGAGACCCGGACAGCTGATGATTATGCCTGCCGGTTCCACCCAGACTACAGATACTTCACGTGATGATCCTTATACGCGCTACTATTGCCACTTCGATGCACAGATCGGAGAATGGCCGCTGTTTCATTCTGCGAATAAGCTCTACATCTGTGATGTGCCTGACCCGGAGGCCAGCCGGACGATGTTCGCGGAGATGATAGAATGGTTCCAGGATACCGGCTTCCTCGCCACCCTGCGGACGCAGGCTGCACTGCTTACGCTGCTGTCGCTCTGTCTGGAATCTGGAGGATACAGTAATTTCCTTGACGATCTGACGCATACAAGCGACCAGGGGAAGCTGGCAAATGTGCTGGGCTACATCGATCAACGGCTCATGCGGGCGCTGACGGTGGAGGAGCTGGCAGAACGGGTCCATCTGCATCCGAACTATTTCATTCCCTACTTCAAGAAATTCATCGGTGTTCCGCCGATGCAGTATGTCCAGCTGAAACGGATGGAGCTGGCTAAGAGACAGCTCTCCTATAGCGATTTCAGCATCTCAAGTATTGCCGAGCAGGTCGGCATGGAGCTGGCCCATTTTTCCAAGGTGTTCAAGAAGTCGACCGGCGTCTCCCCTTCTGCTTACCGGAGCAGCACGAGGTAG
- a CDS encoding GntR family transcriptional regulator, with amino-acid sequence MEYTIGTQALSTRDIVYRSLKHQILLLELPPGTGISEKEISLKFNVSRTPVREAFVRLAQEGLLAVYPQRGTVVSLIDSELVEEARFMREHLERAVIREACSTFQARNLIDLKANLDKQKLCIEDQDYKEMFMLDEEFPSIM; translated from the coding sequence ATGGAATACACTATAGGTACACAAGCGCTCTCCACAAGGGACATCGTGTATCGTTCACTGAAGCATCAGATTCTGCTGCTGGAGCTGCCGCCCGGAACCGGCATTTCGGAGAAAGAGATTTCGCTGAAATTCAACGTCAGCCGCACCCCGGTCCGGGAGGCCTTCGTCCGTCTGGCCCAGGAGGGCCTGCTTGCCGTATATCCCCAGCGGGGGACGGTGGTCTCCCTGATTGATTCCGAACTCGTGGAAGAAGCCCGCTTCATGCGCGAGCATCTGGAGCGGGCGGTCATCCGGGAAGCGTGCAGCACCTTCCAGGCCAGGAATCTTATTGATCTGAAGGCCAATCTGGACAAGCAGAAGCTCTGCATAGAGGACCAGGACTATAAAGAAATGTTCATGCTGGACGAAGAGTTCCCTTCCATCATGTGA